CAACAGGAACGTCTTGGTATCCACATAGAGGAGGCGATTCAGAGGATGCGCATGCCTGCATGCTTCAAAGTGAGTCTCAAAAGAATGAAAACTGTCTCTGAAGCCATTCTCAAGAAAACCCGGGGAGCACAGAGATCTCTTTTCCTCTTCATTGAAAATTACCTTCCACCAGTAGTGGCCCTGCTCGAGAGAAAGTTCAGCCCCTGTGACGAATCGCTTGGCTTTGTAGTCGAAACTGATTCGCTCCAGGGAAGTGGGAAGAGCCATGACAGCAGGCGTAATTATTCCGTTCCGCACCCATCGAGGAATGATACGAAATAACCTGCTGACTCGGTATGCCACATGCGTAGGGTAGCCAGCGAAAACCTCATCTCCCCCGTCCCCTGTGAGGACGACTTTGACATGCTGTGCAGCCAATCGTGACACAAGGAAGGTGGGGATAGCGGAATAGTCAGCGAATGGTTCGTCAAAGAACGTGAGCAGTTCGGGTATGGATTCGATCATACCCGGATGTACGATCTGTTCCAGGTGATCCGTCCCGAGCGTCTGTGCTACCAATCTGGCTTCCTGGGATTCGTCGTACGATTTTCGGTCAAATCCTATGGTAAACGTGTGAAGAGGCATTCCAAGCTTGCGGGACATTACCGCTGCCACGGTAGTGGAATCGAGACCGCCGCTGAGAAGGGCTCCTATGGGGACGTCGGAGATCATCTGACGCTTTATGGCCGTCTGGATCAGGTGCAACACCTCTTCCTCGTAATCTTTGTTCGAGGAATTTTCATCTCCAAGTGCCGGAAGCGGAACGTCCCAGAATTTTCGGATATTGATGCCATGTGCATCGCAGCTAAGCACATGTCCCGGCGGAAGTTTCTTCACGGACTCAAACGCAGTGGCAGGCGTGGGAATGTACATCAGAGAAAGGTAATCATATAGACCCTGATAATCGGGATTTCGCGGCACGGGAGCCTTGAGAATCGCTTTGATCTCACTGCCGAAATACAGGGCCTTTCCAGGGATGAAAGAGTAAAATAACGGCTTTATCCCGAGGCGGTCACGAGCCAGGAAGAGCTTTCTGTTTGCATTATCCCATATTGCGAAGGAGAACATACCATTAAGCGGCTCGACGCAACGTTCGCCCAATTCTTCGTACAGGTGGACTATGACTTCGGTATCGGATCTTGTTTTGAACGTATGGCCGCGGGCGATCAGGTCTTCACGTAATTCCGGGTAGTTGTAAATCTCTCCGTTAAAAACGATCCAGAGGCTCTCGTCTTCATTGCATATGGGTTGCTTGCCTGTTGTCAGGTCGATGATACTCAACCTGCGCATTGCAAGCCCGACAGAACCGGCCACATAGTATCCTTCGTCATCGGGACCGCGATGCACCATGGTTCGGTTCATCCGCTGGAGCAATTCCCTGTCAGCATTCGCGCCGGTTTTCAGGAGAAAAATTCCGCAAATTCCGCACATTATGTACCGACGACTTTCAATCGCGTTCCTGGAGCCGCAGGGACGCGAACTGGTCCAGGATCAACCCGAAGAAAATGATGTTTATACCTCCTGCCAGAAAGAGAACCGTGCCTCCGGAGAACTGGGCAAACATGATGAGATTGCGAATGGTCAGGATAATACCGGCAATCACCATGGCAAGCCCGGCAGGGAAAAAGATCTTGTTGGGGTTGGCGATGGTTACCACACGAAGGATGAACGTCAGAAACCGAAAGCCGTCGCGGAACGGCCGTAATTTGCTCTGTGTCAGCTTCGGTCTGCGGCGAACCTGAATGGGAACGAATTTTACACTGTATCCTGCGGTAATGAAACTCAAAGTGCTTGTGGACGGAAAAGAGTAACCATTCGGATAGATGTGGAGAAAACGTGCTGCTACAGCGTGCCTGAATGCCCGAAACCCGGAAGTGAGGTCGGCTATTTTCTGTTCGGAAAGAAACGACGCAAGTCTTCGCAGAAAGAGATTTCCCGCTGTCCGCAACCAGTGTCCTTCATTTCCGTTAAACGATCGAGCCCCCACCACGAGATCGTACTCTTTCAAATAACCCAGCAGCTTTGGCAGCTCCCGCGGATCGTGTTGTCCGTCCCCGTCAAGCACGGCCACGACCCCTCCTTTGATAGCCCTCAAAGCGGTCTTTATGGCTGCACCGTTTCCCTTGTTCAGAGGGTGGGAGATGACATCCGCCCCTGCTTCACGGGCACGAACGGCAGTTGCATCTTTGGAACCGTCATCAATCACGAGCACCCGTGCTTCCGGGAGTACCGTTCTTGTTTCTTTCACCACGTCAACGATAGTGGTCTCCTCGTTGTAGGCAGGAATCACAATGGTGATTTCCTCGTGGGTATTCTCGACCGCAGAATATTCTTCTAGCTGGTTCATGGCCTCATCTGTATGTAGGTAACATTTCAGAGCCTTAGCTCCGGATAGACGAATGCTCCAGACCGGAAGATGATTTCGATCCGAGCACCGGCAATGGAATACCATTAATAGGGGATTGGTGTCAAAAAAGGAACGATTGAGAAAAGGAAGGTGCACTTGTTTTCGCATAAAATCTAATCCAAACTGTCGTGCCCCTGGAAGGGAGAGACTGTCGCAAATCTTGATCCAATTGGAATCTCGTTGAAGAAATGCTTCACGGCCGGACCCAAGGGCCACGGTCTGATACCAACTCCCATGGCGAAGAGTGCCACAACGAATGATAAAAGTCCTTCCCAGATGAGGGACTCTTATAGGATTTCGCAATTATGCATATAAGATGGCGCAGGTTGAGGTGCTCTGAGCGGAGTGATTAGACGGCTTTGCGTCGTCTGGAGCGAAGGATACCTCAGCCTCCCAGATTATGAAAAGAAAAGCGAATCAGCATGAGATATTGCGACCGCGTTGGTCCGCTACACACGTCTTTCGATCGTGCCAATACTCATTGTTTTTGACTGTTCGTCCTTTAAACAGAAAATTCAGGTGAAGAGTATGCCTGATATCATGAAATGATGTATCGAAAGATTTTATTGACAAAAAGATATTGATATCATATTATACAGATAGTCATATATTGCAATAATTTATTTGGAGGAGAGGCATGTCTGAGAGGCTAAATTGTTGGCAAGTTCTCGGTTGTAATAACGAGCAGAATTGTCCGGCGTTTCCGGAACACGGGCGCAATTGTTTCGCGGTCACGGCTACTCTCTGTAGAGGCGAAACACAGGGGACCTATGATGAAAAAATCGCCAAATGTCGTAAAGGATGCAAATTTTTCCAAGACATGATGGATGGGTCAGTTTAGGTCGTTTGAGGGTTTTCTGCGAAGATTTCTGGACGATTCCATAGGGATTTCTGGTGGCAGTGCAGGGACTTGAACATCAGGGAGACCGTCCACTCACGTCGGCAAATATTGGGTGAGCCTTCTTAGTGGGCGGTTCCTTCATCCGTCTTCTTCAGGAAAAATGAATCTCTGACTCAATCATTCTCATCTATGACGAGAAGGCCTTTCTGAATCAAATGCTCATTATATTCGGATTGACTCATGGGGCACTCTAGTAATGCAATGGTCTCTCTACGCGTTTCCAGCTTAAGCTGCCTTCGCATGCTCTCCAAGTTGTCTGGCCCAATGTCTTTGTACTTTTTGCTATGAGACATCCACGTCTTAATTCCCGTTTCCTTTCCCTCATAGCAGTGAAAAAAGCATGGGTGATCGTGAGACTTATCTTTCACAAATCCTTTTGCCTGCAGGCTTTTTTCCGCAAGCTTACGATCTACTTTCATCCATTACCTCGAAAGCAGTAGCAAAGACATTCTTTAGTCTCTTGGCCCCACCTCGTGCTTGAGCTTCGTTCAGGTCCCTATAATGTTCATAAAAACTGAGTAATTGGATGACAAATTCTTCTATTGCCTCTTGAGGTGTATCACCAGTGGCGTAAATATCCAATCGCTCGTTCTCGGCAAACCATAAATTCTCTCCCCTCGCAAGTTTGATCGTAACTGGCTTAAGAGCACGTAAATTCAAACCGTCTCGGCGAAATTGAAAGGCGGGAACTTTGTATTGGTCAGGCAGTGCGTATGACAAATTCTCAGCAGTTCTTACTCTTATCGTTCTTGTTTCTCGTTTCTGGGTAGATTCTGGACTTGCCGTGTCTATCCTTTTATCCCATGAAGCCCGAAATCCCTCAATTGGTAGCAGTTCATCAGCAAATTCTGCAAATGCCCCGGCCATTCTACGTCTCCTCGCCTTTTATGTACGCACGGTAGTTCTCTGTAATGAGTGTATGAAAAAGCAAGGCCGATTCCGTGTGCGCTTCATCAAGATACTCTTCGATTCGGTCAAACTC
The sequence above is a segment of the Desulfomonile tiedjei DSM 6799 genome. Coding sequences within it:
- the asnB gene encoding asparagine synthase (glutamine-hydrolyzing); amino-acid sequence: MCGICGIFLLKTGANADRELLQRMNRTMVHRGPDDEGYYVAGSVGLAMRRLSIIDLTTGKQPICNEDESLWIVFNGEIYNYPELREDLIARGHTFKTRSDTEVIVHLYEELGERCVEPLNGMFSFAIWDNANRKLFLARDRLGIKPLFYSFIPGKALYFGSEIKAILKAPVPRNPDYQGLYDYLSLMYIPTPATAFESVKKLPPGHVLSCDAHGINIRKFWDVPLPALGDENSSNKDYEEEVLHLIQTAIKRQMISDVPIGALLSGGLDSTTVAAVMSRKLGMPLHTFTIGFDRKSYDESQEARLVAQTLGTDHLEQIVHPGMIESIPELLTFFDEPFADYSAIPTFLVSRLAAQHVKVVLTGDGGDEVFAGYPTHVAYRVSRLFRIIPRWVRNGIITPAVMALPTSLERISFDYKAKRFVTGAELSLEQGHYWWKVIFNEEEKRSLCSPGFLENGFRDSFHSFETHFEACRHAHPLNRLLYVDTKTFLLDDNLAKVDRMTMANSLEARVPLLDHEIVERVALMPPHVKSRGLQTKRLLRRAVRKLLPPEIRKGKKKGFTPPLPFWIQKELRGFLEDLFSEKRLAQCGMLDRKECRRILHEHLTGKKDNNRQIWTIVALICWLEKYA
- a CDS encoding glycosyltransferase family 2 protein encodes the protein MNQLEEYSAVENTHEEITIVIPAYNEETTIVDVVKETRTVLPEARVLVIDDGSKDATAVRAREAGADVISHPLNKGNGAAIKTALRAIKGGVVAVLDGDGQHDPRELPKLLGYLKEYDLVVGARSFNGNEGHWLRTAGNLFLRRLASFLSEQKIADLTSGFRAFRHAVAARFLHIYPNGYSFPSTSTLSFITAGYSVKFVPIQVRRRPKLTQSKLRPFRDGFRFLTFILRVVTIANPNKIFFPAGLAMVIAGIILTIRNLIMFAQFSGGTVLFLAGGINIIFFGLILDQFASLRLQERD
- a CDS encoding two-CW domain-containing protein encodes the protein MSERLNCWQVLGCNNEQNCPAFPEHGRNCFAVTATLCRGETQGTYDEKIAKCRKGCKFFQDMMDGSV